Proteins encoded in a region of the Streptomyces sp. NBC_01298 genome:
- a CDS encoding acetyl-CoA C-acetyltransferase has translation MPEAVIVSTARSPIGRAFKGSLKDVRPDDLTATVIQAALAKVPGLDPREIDDLMLGCGLPGGEQGHNLGRIVAVQMGMDHLPATTITRYCASSLQTSRMALHAIKAGEGDVFISAGVEMVSRSVNGSSDGIPGTHNPLFADSEARTKEVAESTGSSWHDPREDGRTPDAYIGMGQTAENLARLKGVTRADMDEFGVRSQNLAEEAIKNGFWAREITPVTTPDGTVVSQDDGPRAGVTLEAVQGLKPVFRPDGLITAGNCCPLNDGAAALVVMSDTKARELGLTPLARIVSTGVTGLSPEIMGLGPVEASKQALKRAGLTVGDIDLFEINEAFAAQVIPSYRDLEIPLEKLNVNGGAIAIGHPFGMTGARITGTLINSLQFHDKQFGLETMCVGGGQGMAMIIERLS, from the coding sequence ATGCCCGAAGCCGTCATCGTTTCCACCGCCCGTTCGCCGATCGGGCGCGCTTTCAAGGGATCCCTCAAGGACGTCCGCCCGGACGACCTGACCGCCACGGTCATCCAGGCCGCCCTCGCCAAGGTCCCCGGGCTGGACCCGCGCGAGATCGACGACCTGATGCTGGGCTGCGGCCTCCCGGGCGGCGAGCAGGGCCACAACCTCGGCCGGATCGTCGCGGTGCAGATGGGCATGGACCACCTGCCCGCGACCACGATCACCCGCTACTGCGCCTCCTCGCTGCAGACCTCCCGGATGGCGCTGCACGCCATCAAGGCGGGCGAGGGCGACGTCTTCATCTCCGCGGGCGTCGAGATGGTCTCCCGGTCCGTGAACGGCTCCTCCGACGGCATCCCGGGCACCCACAACCCGCTCTTCGCCGACTCCGAGGCCCGCACCAAGGAGGTCGCCGAGTCCACCGGGTCCTCCTGGCACGACCCGCGCGAGGACGGCCGCACCCCCGACGCGTACATCGGCATGGGGCAGACCGCGGAGAACCTGGCCCGGCTCAAGGGCGTGACCCGCGCCGACATGGACGAGTTCGGCGTGCGTTCGCAGAACCTGGCCGAGGAAGCCATCAAGAACGGCTTCTGGGCCCGCGAGATCACCCCGGTCACCACCCCGGACGGCACGGTCGTCTCGCAGGACGACGGCCCGCGCGCCGGGGTCACCCTGGAGGCCGTCCAGGGCCTCAAGCCCGTCTTCCGCCCCGACGGCCTGATCACGGCCGGCAACTGCTGTCCGCTGAACGACGGCGCCGCGGCGCTGGTCGTCATGAGCGACACCAAGGCGCGCGAGCTGGGCCTGACCCCGCTGGCCCGGATCGTCTCCACCGGCGTCACCGGCCTCTCCCCCGAGATCATGGGCCTGGGCCCGGTCGAGGCGTCCAAGCAGGCCCTGAAGCGGGCGGGCCTGACCGTCGGCGACATCGACCTTTTCGAGATCAACGAGGCCTTCGCGGCCCAGGTGATCCCCTCCTACCGGGACCTGGAGATCCCGCTGGAGAAGCTGAACGTCAACGGCGGGGCCATCGCCATCGGTCACCCCTTCGGGATGACCGGCGCGCGCATCACCGGCACGCTGATCAACAGCCTGCAGTTCCACGACAAGCAGTTCGGCCTCGAAACCATGTGCGTCGGCGGCGGTCAGGGCATGGCCATGATCATCGAGCGGCTGAGCTGA
- a CDS encoding Bax inhibitor-1/YccA family protein: MRSSNPVFSRRGFSRDNGAYAGFGTQQPQAQAGTATNPYATNPYATDPATGMPQAPVRGNAMTIDDVVSRTALTLGTVILTAAISWIVLPVDSANINKSYGIAIGAALIAFVFAMIQSFKAKPVPALILAYAAFEGVFLGVISSAVSTYTGPGTVVQAVMGTMCVFAGVLFAYKMRWIRVNRRFVGFVMAAAVGFMLLMVVNLLFSVFAGGDGLGFRSGPLGILFGVIGILLGAAFLAMDFKMVEDGVAYGAPREESWLAAFGLTMTLVWIYMEMLRLISILKGD; this comes from the coding sequence ATGAGGAGCAGCAACCCGGTCTTCTCGCGACGGGGGTTCAGCCGCGACAACGGTGCTTATGCGGGCTTCGGCACGCAGCAGCCCCAGGCCCAGGCCGGGACCGCCACCAACCCGTACGCGACCAACCCCTACGCGACCGACCCGGCCACGGGTATGCCGCAGGCGCCGGTCCGCGGCAACGCGATGACCATCGACGACGTCGTGAGCCGTACGGCTCTGACGCTCGGCACGGTCATCCTGACGGCGGCGATCTCCTGGATCGTTCTTCCGGTCGACTCGGCCAACATCAACAAGTCGTACGGCATCGCCATCGGCGCCGCGCTCATCGCGTTCGTCTTCGCGATGATCCAGTCGTTCAAGGCCAAGCCGGTCCCGGCGCTGATCCTGGCGTACGCCGCGTTCGAGGGCGTCTTCCTCGGCGTCATCAGCTCGGCCGTCAGCACCTACACCGGCCCGGGCACGGTCGTCCAGGCCGTCATGGGCACGATGTGCGTCTTCGCCGGCGTGCTGTTCGCGTACAAGATGCGCTGGATCAGGGTGAACCGGCGCTTCGTCGGCTTCGTGATGGCCGCCGCCGTGGGCTTCATGCTCCTGATGGTCGTCAACCTGCTGTTCTCCGTCTTCGCGGGCGGCGACGGCCTCGGCTTCCGCAGCGGCCCCCTGGGCATCCTGTTCGGCGTCATCGGCATCCTCCTGGGCGCCGCCTTCCTCGCCATGGACTTCAAGATGGTCGAGGACGGCGTGGCCTACGGCGCTCCCCGCGAGGAGTCCTGGCTGGCGGCCTTCGGCCTCACCATGACCCTGGTGTGGATCTACATGGAGATGCTGCGCCTGATCTCCATCCTCAAGGGCGACTAG
- a CDS encoding MurR/RpiR family transcriptional regulator, translated as MSESPAARLQKLFEGHRLTPTQRRIAHCMVRGAAEVPFLSSVELAELAGVSQPSVTRFAVALGFDGYPALRRHLREVAPAERAGGGEQDTYNEYQQAVQGEIENLRQLSAMLADPEPVREAGRLLAGSSPLPVLGLRAASSQARGFAYFAAKVHPDVRLFDEGGSMLADRIDAAAGAGASALLCFALPRHPKEVAEALEHARGAGLTVVTVADSAFAPVARHCDLLIPAPVGTGLAFDTACAPMLLGRVLLEAMADALPDAQARLEAFDARAAARGLFVE; from the coding sequence ATGAGCGAGAGCCCTGCGGCCCGGCTGCAGAAGCTGTTCGAAGGGCACCGGCTGACGCCCACGCAGCGGCGCATCGCCCACTGCATGGTGCGCGGGGCGGCCGAGGTGCCGTTCCTGTCGAGCGTGGAGCTCGCCGAGCTGGCCGGGGTGAGTCAGCCGTCGGTGACCCGGTTCGCGGTGGCGCTGGGCTTCGACGGCTATCCCGCGCTGCGTCGGCACCTGCGGGAAGTGGCCCCCGCCGAGCGGGCCGGGGGCGGGGAGCAGGACACGTACAACGAGTACCAGCAGGCCGTCCAGGGCGAGATCGAGAACCTGCGGCAGCTCTCCGCGATGCTCGCCGACCCGGAGCCGGTGCGCGAGGCGGGCCGGTTGCTGGCCGGGTCGAGCCCGCTGCCCGTCCTGGGGCTGCGCGCGGCGTCCTCGCAGGCGCGCGGGTTCGCGTACTTCGCGGCGAAGGTCCATCCGGACGTACGGCTGTTCGACGAGGGCGGCTCCATGCTCGCCGACCGGATCGACGCGGCCGCGGGCGCCGGGGCCTCGGCCCTGCTGTGCTTCGCGCTGCCCCGCCATCCGAAGGAGGTCGCGGAGGCCCTGGAGCACGCGCGGGGGGCCGGGCTGACCGTGGTCACGGTCGCCGACTCGGCCTTCGCGCCGGTGGCCCGCCACTGCGACCTGCTGATCCCGGCGCCCGTCGGCACGGGCCTGGCCTTCGACACGGCGTGCGCGCCGATGCTGCTGGGGCGGGTGCTGCTGGAGGCGATGGCGGACGCGCTGCCGGACGCGCAGGCCCGGCTGGAGGCCTTCGACGCGCGGGCCGCGGCGCGGGGGCTGTTCGTGGAGTAG
- a CDS encoding FAD-dependent oxidoreductase, which yields MPLPATTRVAVVGAGPTGLTLALTLAEAGIDFVLLDRQAEGANTSRAAVVHARTLEVLDDLDPAASAELVRRGTPVTRFRIRDGARPLAAVTFDGLPTAHPYALMVPQDQTEAVLLARLRALGGDVHRPYEVTSVSQDATGVVLTTATGETLRAAYAVGADGMRSTVREAAGIGFTGSAYEESFVLADVTMDWAPGPQEVSLTFGPAGPTVVAPLPGGRYRVVTTVADAPAEPDLPFVQALLDTRAPGQAAVTDVVWSSRFRVHHRVADRYRAGRLLLAGDAAHVHSPAGGQGMNTGIQDGHALGRALATALTTALATGTDEALDAYEATRRPVALRVIALTDRMTRIAATRNPAVRAVRNTLLPLLARIPALNKRLATELAELNYR from the coding sequence ATGCCGCTCCCCGCCACCACCCGCGTCGCCGTCGTCGGAGCCGGCCCCACCGGCCTCACCCTCGCCCTGACCCTCGCCGAGGCGGGCATCGACTTCGTGCTCCTGGACCGGCAGGCCGAGGGCGCCAACACCTCCCGAGCCGCCGTGGTCCACGCCCGCACCCTGGAGGTCCTCGACGACCTCGACCCGGCCGCCTCCGCCGAGCTGGTCCGGCGCGGCACCCCCGTCACCCGGTTCCGGATCCGCGACGGCGCCCGCCCGCTCGCCGCCGTCACCTTCGACGGCCTGCCCACGGCCCACCCGTACGCCCTGATGGTTCCCCAGGACCAGACGGAGGCCGTGCTCCTCGCCCGGCTCCGCGCCCTCGGCGGCGACGTCCACCGCCCGTACGAGGTCACCTCCGTCTCCCAGGACGCCACCGGGGTCGTCCTCACCACCGCCACCGGCGAGACCCTGCGGGCCGCCTACGCCGTCGGCGCCGACGGGATGCGCAGCACGGTGCGCGAGGCCGCCGGGATCGGCTTCACCGGCAGCGCCTACGAGGAGTCCTTCGTCCTCGCCGACGTGACGATGGACTGGGCTCCGGGCCCCCAGGAGGTCTCCCTCACCTTCGGTCCGGCCGGCCCCACCGTGGTCGCCCCGCTCCCCGGAGGCCGCTACCGCGTGGTCACCACCGTCGCCGACGCCCCCGCCGAGCCGGACCTGCCCTTCGTCCAGGCGCTGCTGGACACCCGTGCCCCCGGCCAGGCCGCCGTCACCGACGTCGTCTGGTCCTCGCGGTTCCGGGTCCACCACCGGGTCGCGGACCGGTACCGCGCGGGCCGCCTGCTGCTCGCGGGCGACGCCGCGCACGTGCACAGCCCGGCCGGCGGCCAGGGCATGAACACCGGCATCCAGGACGGCCACGCCCTCGGCCGCGCCCTCGCCACCGCCCTGACCACCGCTCTGGCCACCGGCACCGACGAGGCCCTCGACGCCTACGAGGCCACCCGGCGGCCCGTAGCCCTGCGCGTGATCGCGCTGACCGACCGGATGACCCGGATCGCCGCCACCCGCAACCCCGCCGTGCGCGCCGTACGCAACACCCTGCTCCCGCTCCTGGCCCGCATCCCGGCACTCAACAAGCGCCTGGCGACCGAACTGGCGGAACTGAACTACCGCTAG
- a CDS encoding MFS transporter: MLSSSVSAPPLPGTRLWTRNFGLFFTARIVSMLGDMMMPVALAVAMLSLGYGVSGIGYALGAWMGSFALFIVFGGVIADRFHPLPQMIGADAVRCVAQGSFAVYLWTGHPTLWFVIGGSVLGGIATAMFQPGTASLVPQVSTDPTQANGVLRVSQGMATMAGPALAGVLVAATSTAWVFVIDAATFAISGACLLALRLPRLAPDHSQSMLTNLREGWEEFRSRSWLWAVILIWWVLGVFVWGPLTPLGAASIIAEHGKAAFGYAEGAFGAGCVLGGLVAIRLRPARPLLGGGVAMFLFPMMPLAAALVPALPLLMLGYAISGVGWAFWGVQWSTTMQTQIPEDRLNRVTAYEVGGSILAIPLGQVLAGPASDLFGIRPLLLAGAAISLGCALALLLVRPVRELVRRDTGANPSAGEDAGS; the protein is encoded by the coding sequence ATGCTGTCTTCGTCCGTATCCGCCCCACCCCTGCCCGGAACCCGCCTCTGGACCAGGAACTTCGGTCTGTTCTTCACCGCCCGCATCGTGTCGATGCTGGGCGACATGATGATGCCGGTCGCCCTGGCCGTCGCCATGCTCTCGCTCGGCTACGGGGTGAGCGGCATCGGGTACGCGCTGGGCGCCTGGATGGGGTCCTTCGCCCTCTTCATCGTCTTCGGCGGGGTGATCGCGGACCGCTTCCACCCCCTCCCGCAGATGATCGGCGCCGACGCGGTCCGCTGCGTGGCCCAGGGCTCCTTCGCCGTCTACCTCTGGACGGGCCACCCCACCCTCTGGTTCGTCATCGGCGGATCGGTCCTCGGCGGCATCGCGACAGCGATGTTCCAGCCGGGCACCGCCAGCCTCGTCCCCCAGGTCTCCACCGACCCCACCCAGGCCAACGGTGTGCTGCGGGTGAGCCAGGGGATGGCCACGATGGCCGGGCCGGCGCTCGCCGGTGTCCTCGTCGCCGCCACCTCCACGGCCTGGGTGTTCGTGATCGACGCCGCCACCTTCGCCATCAGCGGGGCCTGCCTGCTCGCGTTGCGGCTCCCCCGCCTCGCACCCGACCACTCGCAGTCCATGCTCACGAACCTGCGGGAGGGCTGGGAGGAGTTCCGCTCCAGGTCCTGGCTGTGGGCCGTGATCCTGATCTGGTGGGTGCTCGGCGTCTTCGTCTGGGGCCCGCTCACCCCGCTCGGCGCGGCCTCGATCATCGCCGAGCACGGCAAGGCCGCCTTCGGGTACGCGGAGGGCGCCTTCGGGGCCGGCTGCGTCCTCGGCGGCCTCGTCGCGATCCGGCTCCGCCCGGCCCGCCCGCTGCTCGGCGGCGGCGTCGCGATGTTCCTGTTCCCGATGATGCCGCTGGCCGCGGCCCTGGTCCCGGCCCTGCCGCTGCTCATGCTCGGCTACGCGATCAGCGGCGTGGGCTGGGCGTTCTGGGGCGTCCAGTGGTCCACCACGATGCAGACCCAGATACCCGAGGACCGGCTCAACCGCGTGACCGCGTACGAGGTGGGCGGTTCGATCCTCGCCATTCCCCTCGGCCAGGTCCTGGCGGGCCCGGCGAGCGACCTCTTCGGCATCCGCCCGCTCCTGCTGGCCGGCGCCGCGATCAGCCTCGGCTGCGCCCTGGCCCTCCTCCTCGTCCGACCCGTCCGGGAGCTCGTCCGACGCGATACGGGGGCTAACCCCAGTGCCGGCGAGGACGCCGGATCCTAG
- a CDS encoding DUF4287 domain-containing protein, with the protein MSVEFSEQTHRNMIDRIPQTTGRELSDWLRTVEDGPSLVRFEEKVSWLLGAHELSYGQAKAIIHEHDLRRAARKFG; encoded by the coding sequence ATGTCCGTCGAGTTCTCCGAACAGACCCACCGCAACATGATCGACAGAATCCCCCAGACCACCGGTCGTGAACTCTCCGACTGGCTCCGGACCGTGGAGGACGGCCCCTCCCTCGTCCGGTTCGAAGAGAAGGTCAGCTGGCTGCTCGGCGCGCACGAGCTGTCGTACGGCCAGGCCAAGGCGATCATCCACGAGCACGACCTGCGCAGGGCCGCCCGCAAGTTCGGCTGA
- a CDS encoding ABC transporter ATP-binding protein has translation MNYAPHTAQAVAARASGLSKVYGQGETQVVALDNVSVDFAQGQFTAIMGPSGSGKSTLMHCVAGLDTFSAGSVRIGETELSTLKDKQLTQLRRDKIGFIFQAFNLLPTLTALENITLPMDIAGRKPDKQWLDSVINMVGLADRLSHRPTQLSGGQQQRVAVARALASRPEIIFGDEPTGNLDSRSGAEVLGFLRNSVRELGQTVVMVTHDPVAASYADRVIFLADGRIVDEMIQPTADGVLDRMKAFDAKGRTS, from the coding sequence ATGAACTACGCCCCGCACACCGCCCAGGCCGTCGCCGCGCGCGCCTCCGGCCTCTCCAAGGTGTACGGCCAGGGCGAGACCCAGGTGGTCGCTCTGGACAACGTCTCCGTGGACTTCGCGCAGGGCCAGTTCACCGCGATCATGGGCCCCTCCGGATCCGGCAAGTCCACGCTGATGCACTGCGTCGCCGGCCTGGACACCTTCTCCGCCGGGTCGGTCCGCATCGGCGAGACCGAGCTGTCCACCCTGAAGGACAAGCAGCTGACGCAGCTGCGCCGGGACAAGATCGGCTTCATCTTCCAGGCCTTCAACCTGCTGCCGACCCTGACGGCCCTGGAGAACATCACGCTCCCCATGGACATCGCCGGCCGCAAGCCCGACAAGCAGTGGCTGGACTCGGTGATCAACATGGTCGGCCTCGCCGACCGCCTCTCCCACCGCCCCACCCAGCTCTCCGGCGGCCAGCAGCAGCGCGTCGCCGTGGCCCGCGCCCTGGCCTCCCGCCCCGAGATCATCTTCGGTGACGAGCCCACCGGAAACCTCGACTCGCGCTCCGGCGCCGAGGTCCTGGGCTTCCTGCGCAACTCCGTGCGCGAGCTCGGCCAGACCGTCGTGATGGTCACCCACGACCCGGTCGCCGCCTCCTACGCGGACCGCGTCATCTTCCTCGCCGACGGCCGCATCGTCGACGAGATGATCCAGCCCACCGCGGACGGCGTGCTCGACCGCATGAAGGCCTTCGACGCCAAGGGCCGCACCAGCTGA
- a CDS encoding cystathionine beta-synthase yields MQFHDSMISLVGNTPLVKLNRVTEGLQATVLAKVEYFNPGGSAKDRIAVRMIEAAEQSGALKPGGTIVEPTSGNTGVGLAIVAQQKGYKCIFVCPDKVSADKINVMRAYGAEVVVCPTAVDPEHPDSYYNVSDRLVRETPGAWKPDQYSNPNNPRSHYETTGPELWEQTDGKITHFVAGVGTGGTISGTGRYLKEASGGSVKVIGADPEGSVYSGGSGRPYLVEGVGEDFWPTAYDAEVADEIIAVSDKDSFQMTRRLAKEEGLLVGGSCGMAVVAALRAAEGLGPDDVVVVLLPDSGRGYISKIFNDEWMAGHGFLEDAGPSARIRDVLADKAGGIPSLVHMHPEETVGEAIEVLREYGVSQMPIVKPGAGHPDVMAAEVIGSVVEKELLAALFAGGASLGDPLEKHMSAPLPQVGSGEPVAELMAVLGEADAAIVLVEGKPTGVVSRQDLLAFLAKGAK; encoded by the coding sequence GTGCAATTCCACGACTCGATGATCAGCCTCGTCGGCAACACCCCGCTGGTGAAGCTCAACCGTGTGACCGAAGGCCTCCAGGCCACCGTCCTGGCCAAGGTCGAGTACTTCAATCCCGGCGGATCCGCGAAGGACCGGATCGCCGTGCGGATGATCGAGGCCGCCGAACAGAGCGGAGCACTCAAGCCCGGCGGCACCATCGTGGAGCCCACGAGCGGCAACACGGGTGTAGGACTCGCCATCGTGGCCCAGCAGAAGGGTTACAAGTGCATCTTCGTCTGCCCCGACAAGGTCTCGGCTGACAAGATCAACGTCATGCGCGCGTACGGCGCCGAGGTCGTGGTCTGCCCGACCGCCGTCGACCCCGAGCACCCGGACTCGTACTACAACGTGTCCGACCGCCTCGTGCGCGAGACCCCGGGAGCCTGGAAGCCCGACCAGTACAGCAACCCGAACAACCCGCGCTCGCACTACGAGACCACCGGCCCCGAGCTCTGGGAGCAGACGGACGGGAAGATCACCCACTTCGTCGCGGGCGTCGGCACGGGCGGCACGATCTCGGGCACCGGCCGGTACCTCAAGGAAGCCTCCGGCGGCAGCGTGAAGGTCATCGGCGCCGACCCCGAGGGCTCGGTCTACTCCGGAGGCTCCGGCCGTCCGTACCTCGTCGAGGGCGTCGGCGAGGACTTCTGGCCGACCGCCTACGACGCGGAGGTGGCCGACGAGATCATCGCGGTGTCCGACAAGGACTCCTTCCAGATGACCCGTCGCCTCGCGAAGGAGGAGGGCCTGCTCGTCGGCGGCTCCTGCGGCATGGCGGTCGTCGCCGCGCTGCGGGCGGCCGAGGGCCTCGGCCCGGACGACGTGGTCGTCGTCCTGCTCCCGGACAGCGGGCGCGGCTACATCAGCAAGATCTTCAACGACGAGTGGATGGCCGGACACGGCTTCCTGGAGGACGCGGGCCCCTCCGCCCGCATCCGGGACGTGCTCGCGGACAAGGCGGGCGGCATCCCCTCGCTGGTCCACATGCACCCCGAGGAGACCGTCGGCGAGGCCATCGAGGTGCTGCGCGAGTACGGCGTCTCGCAGATGCCGATCGTCAAGCCGGGCGCCGGCCACCCCGACGTGATGGCCGCCGAGGTCATCGGCTCCGTCGTCGAGAAGGAGCTGCTGGCGGCGCTGTTCGCGGGCGGCGCCTCGCTGGGCGACCCGCTGGAGAAGCACATGAGCGCGCCGCTGCCGCAGGTCGGCTCGGGCGAGCCGGTCGCCGAACTGATGGCGGTGCTCGGCGAGGCCGACGCGGCGATCGTGCTGGTCGAGGGCAAGCCGACCGGTGTGGTGAGCCGTCAGGACCTGCTGGCGTTCCTGGCCAAGGGCGCGAAGTAG
- a CDS encoding TetR/AcrR family transcriptional regulator, translating to MVSDGVAVGETRGEIRSETRGGQTKAAILRAARERFAAQGYERTTIRGVAADAGIDPSMVMRYFGNKEGLFDAALAVDLRLPDLAAVPAGELAQALVRHFVERWEGDPADDALLVLLRSAVTHEAAAARMREVFAAQVAPALGPGRGERVAGLVATQLLGLALTRYLLRLPPMVGLSPEEVIAAVSPGVAAVL from the coding sequence ATGGTGAGTGATGGAGTGGCGGTGGGTGAGACCCGGGGCGAGATCCGGAGCGAGACCCGGGGCGGGCAGACCAAGGCGGCGATTCTGCGGGCGGCGCGGGAACGATTCGCCGCGCAGGGGTACGAGCGGACGACGATCCGCGGTGTCGCGGCGGACGCGGGGATCGACCCGTCGATGGTGATGCGGTACTTCGGGAACAAGGAGGGCCTCTTCGACGCGGCCCTCGCGGTGGACCTGCGGCTGCCGGACCTGGCGGCGGTACCGGCGGGGGAGTTGGCGCAGGCGCTCGTACGGCACTTCGTGGAGCGGTGGGAGGGGGATCCGGCGGATGACGCGCTGCTCGTGCTGTTGCGCTCCGCGGTGACGCACGAGGCGGCGGCGGCCCGGATGCGGGAGGTCTTCGCGGCCCAGGTCGCGCCGGCGCTGGGCCCTGGCCGGGGGGAGCGGGTGGCGGGGCTGGTGGCCACGCAGCTGCTGGGGCTGGCGCTGACGCGGTATCTGCTCCGGCTGCCTCCGATGGTGGGGCTTTCGCCGGAGGAAGTGATCGCGGCGGTTTCGCCGGGGGTGGCTGCGGTGCTCTAG
- a CDS encoding SGNH/GDSL hydrolase family protein, protein MSRARTARRIAAGAAYGGGGLGLVGAAAVGLVVAEMQFAKRTVGTGLPDPPRADGLYGSEFGGPELSPGPLRFGVLGDSTAAGLGVLRARQTPGALLASGLAAVAERPVELRNVALSGAMSDDLDRQTGLLLDGDEPPPDVCVIMIGANDVTRRMPPTQSVRLLTAAVRRLRLAGSEVVVGTCPDLGTIEPVYQPLRWLARRVSRQLAAAQTIGVLALGARTVSIGDLMGTEFAANPREMFGPDSYHPSAEGYATAAMAILPTLCAALGVWPESDRLDVSRNEDMLPLAKAASAAAGQAGTEVTGARGAWALLKYRRRRRVPGEDLTEQPGRSARAEQTGGTAPDGATDAPRATGVTSQGQ, encoded by the coding sequence GTGTCCAGGGCGAGGACGGCCCGCCGCATCGCGGCGGGGGCGGCGTACGGCGGTGGCGGGCTCGGGCTCGTCGGGGCCGCCGCGGTCGGGCTGGTGGTCGCGGAGATGCAGTTCGCGAAGCGGACGGTCGGCACCGGGCTCCCGGATCCGCCGCGCGCGGACGGGCTGTACGGGAGCGAGTTCGGCGGTCCCGAGCTGAGTCCGGGCCCGCTGCGGTTCGGCGTGCTGGGCGATTCCACGGCGGCCGGGCTGGGCGTGCTGCGGGCCCGGCAGACGCCGGGCGCCCTGCTGGCCTCGGGGCTGGCGGCGGTGGCCGAGCGGCCGGTCGAGCTGCGCAACGTAGCCCTTTCGGGTGCGATGTCGGACGACCTGGACCGCCAGACGGGGCTGCTGCTGGACGGTGACGAACCGCCCCCCGACGTGTGCGTGATCATGATCGGCGCCAATGACGTGACCCGCCGGATGCCGCCCACCCAGTCGGTGCGGCTGCTGACCGCGGCCGTACGCCGGCTGCGGCTCGCGGGCTCCGAGGTGGTGGTCGGCACCTGTCCGGACCTCGGCACCATCGAGCCCGTGTACCAACCGCTGCGGTGGCTGGCCCGCCGGGTCTCGCGCCAGCTGGCGGCCGCCCAGACGATCGGGGTGCTCGCGCTGGGCGCCCGTACCGTCTCGATCGGTGACCTGATGGGGACGGAGTTCGCGGCGAACCCCCGCGAGATGTTCGGCCCGGACTCCTACCACCCGTCGGCGGAGGGCTACGCGACCGCGGCGATGGCCATACTGCCCACCCTGTGCGCGGCCCTGGGCGTCTGGCCCGAGTCGGACCGGCTGGACGTGTCGCGCAACGAGGACATGCTCCCGCTGGCCAAGGCCGCCTCGGCGGCGGCGGGACAGGCCGGCACGGAGGTGACCGGGGCCCGGGGCGCCTGGGCCCTGCTCAAGTACCGGCGCAGGCGCCGGGTGCCCGGCGAGGACCTCACGGAGCAGCCGGGGCGGAGCGCGCGGGCGGAGCAGACTGGAGGTACCGCGCCGGACGGTGCCACGGACGCGCCCAGAGCGACCGGAGTCACATCGCAAGGGCAGTGA